The following proteins come from a genomic window of Brevibacillus antibioticus:
- a CDS encoding BMP family lipoprotein: MKKLLLALTTFAVLATGCSTGTSAPAEQSGGQAAGQEGAAKKRIALILPEKIGVNPFFQQMDDGAKKAAQELGAEVKTIESTDHGAIEENLRVAVAENYDLIITSSFTSEDALKKVATENPDRNFAIIDTVVDLPNVRSVTFREEEAAYLVGATAGLATKTNKVGMVVALDIPQLKKWTVGFEEGLKATNPKAELMVNYVGSFTDPAKAKELALLQASKGADFINGAAAVGDLGVFEAAKEKGFFTAGQDVDRTTIDPEHIVLSQLKGTDAAAYETVKTFVEGTFKPGVVAYGLKEKGVGVTYVTHESKTPLNAFIGQEVVDKVKAISDEIVAGTRKVPDKF, from the coding sequence ATGAAGAAGTTATTGCTGGCATTAACGACATTCGCAGTATTGGCAACAGGGTGCTCGACTGGCACAAGCGCACCGGCAGAGCAGTCAGGGGGACAAGCAGCAGGACAAGAGGGCGCGGCGAAAAAGCGAATTGCCTTGATTTTGCCCGAGAAAATCGGTGTGAATCCGTTCTTCCAACAAATGGATGATGGTGCAAAGAAAGCCGCACAAGAGCTGGGCGCAGAAGTGAAAACGATTGAATCTACAGACCATGGAGCGATTGAAGAAAATCTGCGCGTGGCTGTTGCAGAAAATTATGACTTGATCATCACATCTTCCTTTACATCAGAGGATGCATTGAAAAAAGTAGCTACCGAAAATCCTGACCGTAATTTTGCGATTATTGATACTGTAGTGGATTTGCCAAACGTTCGCAGTGTTACCTTCCGCGAAGAGGAAGCGGCTTACCTGGTGGGAGCAACAGCAGGTTTGGCAACGAAAACGAACAAAGTAGGTATGGTTGTTGCTCTTGATATCCCGCAGTTGAAAAAATGGACAGTTGGCTTCGAAGAGGGCTTGAAAGCAACGAATCCAAAAGCAGAGCTGATGGTCAACTACGTAGGAAGCTTTACTGACCCGGCAAAAGCGAAGGAACTGGCTTTGCTCCAAGCCTCTAAAGGCGCTGACTTCATTAACGGTGCAGCAGCAGTAGGCGACCTCGGCGTTTTCGAAGCGGCGAAGGAAAAAGGCTTCTTCACAGCAGGCCAAGACGTTGACCGTACGACGATTGATCCAGAGCATATTGTTCTGTCCCAACTGAAAGGAACTGACGCGGCAGCTTATGAAACCGTGAAAACCTTTGTAGAAGGAACGTTCAAACCAGGTGTAGTGGCGTACGGCTTGAAGGAAAAAGGTGTTGGTGTAACCTATGTCACGCACGAAAGCAAGACGCCGCTGAACGCATTTATCGGACAAGAAGTCGTGGATAAAGTGAAAGCGATCAGCGATGAGATTGTAGCAGGCACCCGCAAAGTACCAGATAAATTCTAA
- a CDS encoding ABC transporter ATP-binding protein, producing the protein MTDRLEMRAMTKKYGDFTANDKVSFSLAAGEVHAVVGENGAGKTTLMRMLYGMEQPTSGEILLNGKPVVFRGPEDAIRNGIGMVHQHFMLFGEFSVTENIVIGYEPKQAGFFKRNDAEDKVRALSEQYRIPIHPQAKVANCSIGEQQRVEILKVLYQGADIIVLDEPTAVLTPLEVRDLLQTIRNLAKSGKSVILITHKLQEVMEVADRITVLRGGKVTGTVSRNETNADDLARLMVGRELQELAERVPLDKGPLLQVENLSVREKQTLLDQVSFTVHHGEIVGIAGVSGNGQSELLQAISGLRAALEGTVRLGGKDVTNKSVATIRDAGLAHIPEDRYLWGTAKLSSVEENALMGYQRKPAYNRRGVVLREKFRQVVKGWVEQFAIKTGSRQLQELAGNLSGGNLQKLIVARELGHETPFLIAAEPTRGVDIGAMEYIHQALIEKRNQGDGILLVSSELSEILALSDRILVMYKGRIAGELSRLEATEEKISVIMAGGSIHGSNQRAI; encoded by the coding sequence ATGACCGATCGCTTGGAAATGAGGGCCATGACCAAGAAGTACGGAGATTTTACCGCCAACGACAAGGTGTCGTTCTCACTGGCAGCAGGAGAAGTCCACGCGGTTGTCGGGGAAAATGGAGCGGGCAAAACGACACTGATGCGGATGCTGTACGGGATGGAGCAGCCTACATCGGGAGAGATTCTGTTAAACGGCAAGCCAGTTGTTTTTCGCGGACCAGAGGACGCCATTCGAAATGGAATTGGGATGGTTCACCAGCACTTTATGCTCTTCGGAGAATTCAGTGTGACTGAAAATATCGTGATTGGATATGAGCCGAAGCAGGCGGGTTTTTTCAAAAGAAATGACGCGGAGGACAAGGTGCGGGCGCTGAGTGAGCAGTATCGCATTCCGATACATCCGCAGGCCAAGGTAGCGAATTGCTCGATTGGGGAACAGCAACGGGTCGAAATTCTGAAGGTCCTGTATCAGGGAGCGGATATTATCGTGTTGGACGAGCCGACCGCTGTCCTTACCCCGCTGGAGGTACGCGACCTGCTGCAAACGATTCGAAACTTGGCAAAGAGCGGCAAGAGCGTCATTTTGATTACACATAAGTTGCAGGAAGTCATGGAGGTAGCCGATCGTATTACGGTACTGCGCGGAGGCAAAGTGACGGGAACGGTTTCGCGGAATGAGACAAATGCGGATGATTTGGCAAGATTGATGGTCGGACGAGAATTGCAGGAGCTAGCTGAGCGAGTTCCTCTGGATAAAGGCCCCTTGTTACAGGTGGAGAATCTCTCGGTTCGAGAAAAGCAGACTCTGCTCGATCAAGTCAGCTTTACCGTACACCACGGGGAAATCGTAGGAATTGCAGGCGTTTCCGGGAATGGACAATCCGAGCTGCTGCAAGCGATCAGTGGTTTGCGAGCGGCACTAGAGGGCACGGTGCGGTTAGGCGGCAAGGACGTGACGAACAAATCAGTAGCCACCATTCGGGATGCTGGCTTGGCGCATATTCCGGAGGATCGGTACCTGTGGGGAACAGCCAAACTCTCAAGCGTCGAGGAAAATGCGTTGATGGGTTATCAGCGAAAGCCTGCTTACAACCGCCGCGGCGTCGTTTTGCGGGAGAAATTCCGCCAAGTCGTAAAAGGCTGGGTTGAGCAGTTTGCCATCAAGACAGGCTCCCGACAATTGCAGGAGCTGGCAGGGAATCTGTCAGGTGGAAATTTGCAAAAGCTGATCGTAGCAAGGGAGCTGGGGCATGAGACCCCGTTTTTAATTGCGGCTGAGCCTACGCGAGGGGTGGATATTGGTGCCATGGAGTACATCCATCAGGCCCTGATCGAAAAGCGCAATCAGGGAGACGGGATCTTGCTGGTCTCGTCCGAGTTGTCCGAAATTCTCGCCTTGTCTGACAGGATTTTGGTCATGTATAAAGGGCGAATCGCTGGAGAGCTTTCACGCCTGGAGGCAACCGAAGAAAAAATCAGCGTGATCATGGCGGGAGGAAGCATTCATGGCAGCAATCAAAGAGCTATCTAA
- a CDS encoding ABC transporter permease, whose amino-acid sequence MAAIKELSKSLVQPFLAVVIGLLTGALVIAAVGESILGTYLEMWKGAFGSFYFFTSTLARATPIMLIALGLSLAFRAGVFNLGAEGQMVLGAVSAALVAIYLPAPGMIKIVAGIFAGMAVGGFWALLPGFMEARFRIPLLISTLLFNYIAVLFASFLVTEPFRDRSGSAALAQTVMLEKSAWLPKLFAGMSVHAGFLFAIVAALLLFWVLRFTPFGYEVKMLGQNSLFAQYGGINRIRVMLTGMFASGGLAGLAGTVEVMGAHYRFVDGALTVPGFAWTGLMAALLANSHPLGIIVTSILLAAFQTGAMGVERNTDVPLELASVIQAVLILFISAKFSYDWWKKRKAKGGESHGAL is encoded by the coding sequence ATGGCAGCAATCAAAGAGCTATCTAAGTCATTGGTTCAGCCGTTCTTGGCTGTCGTCATCGGCTTGTTGACCGGGGCGCTGGTCATTGCTGCAGTTGGCGAATCGATCTTGGGCACCTACCTGGAAATGTGGAAAGGGGCCTTTGGCAGTTTTTATTTCTTTACGTCTACATTAGCGCGAGCTACGCCTATCATGCTAATTGCCTTGGGTCTTTCCCTCGCATTTCGGGCAGGGGTATTCAATCTGGGGGCGGAAGGGCAAATGGTGCTGGGTGCCGTAAGTGCTGCGTTAGTTGCGATCTATTTGCCAGCACCGGGAATGATCAAAATAGTGGCGGGTATTTTCGCAGGAATGGCGGTCGGCGGGTTCTGGGCGTTGTTGCCAGGCTTTATGGAAGCCCGCTTTCGTATTCCGTTACTCATCTCTACGTTGCTTTTTAACTACATCGCGGTATTGTTTGCGAGTTTTCTCGTGACAGAGCCATTCCGGGATCGTTCGGGCTCTGCGGCTCTGGCACAGACCGTCATGCTGGAGAAAAGTGCTTGGCTTCCGAAGCTGTTTGCAGGGATGAGCGTACATGCAGGGTTTTTGTTTGCGATCGTTGCAGCGCTGCTGTTGTTCTGGGTCCTTCGTTTTACCCCATTTGGCTATGAAGTGAAGATGCTGGGTCAAAACTCGCTGTTTGCTCAATACGGAGGAATTAATCGGATTCGGGTGATGCTGACCGGGATGTTTGCCAGTGGTGGCTTGGCTGGCTTGGCGGGAACAGTCGAGGTAATGGGGGCGCACTATCGCTTTGTGGACGGGGCGCTGACTGTACCGGGCTTCGCCTGGACGGGCCTGATGGCAGCTCTGCTTGCGAACTCGCACCCACTTGGCATCATTGTGACTTCGATCCTGCTTGCTGCTTTTCAGACAGGGGCCATGGGTGTAGAGCGCAATACGGATGTGCCGCTGGAGCTGGCAAGTGTTATACAAGCCGTATTGATTTTGTTCATCTCCGCCAAGTTCAGCTACGACTGGTGGAAAAAGCGGAAGGCAAAAGGAGGGGAATCGCATGGAGCTCTTTGA
- a CDS encoding ABC transporter permease: MELFDWSLLSSTIRMVTPILLAALGGALCARVGIFNVGLEGLVLVGAFSAIVGNHFTGNLFLAVLIAALASIVFSLLFAYMTIKLRANEIVVGVAINFLALGLTTFALRAIFGVKGAFYDKDMVGLPTVEIPFIHDIPVIGGIVSGHSPLVYFAFLAAILLYVFFYRTVTGFRVLAVGLNPVAARSLGLKVTGLQMLAIVMSGALCGVAGAQLSLGQVTMFTEGMTAGRGFIALVAMMMGQSHPLGILASSLLFGLMDALSIRLQGFSLPTQFTAMLPYVLTIVAMFFLKNKSQIGSAHQQSTR, translated from the coding sequence ATGGAGCTCTTTGATTGGTCCCTCCTCAGTTCTACCATTCGGATGGTCACGCCGATCTTGTTGGCAGCTTTGGGTGGAGCGCTCTGCGCACGTGTCGGGATTTTTAATGTTGGCTTGGAGGGATTGGTACTGGTCGGTGCCTTTTCCGCGATTGTCGGCAATCATTTTACCGGGAATCTCTTTCTGGCTGTTTTGATTGCAGCGCTGGCTAGCATTGTCTTTTCTCTCTTATTCGCGTACATGACGATCAAGCTTAGGGCGAATGAAATCGTCGTCGGTGTGGCGATTAACTTTCTCGCACTGGGGTTGACGACATTTGCACTACGGGCGATCTTCGGTGTCAAAGGGGCGTTTTACGATAAGGATATGGTTGGCTTGCCAACCGTCGAGATTCCTTTCATTCACGATATTCCGGTCATCGGCGGTATTGTCTCTGGTCATTCGCCGCTCGTGTATTTTGCGTTTTTGGCTGCGATTTTGTTGTATGTGTTCTTTTATCGGACGGTTACGGGCTTCCGCGTCCTCGCAGTTGGTCTGAATCCCGTTGCGGCTCGCAGTCTCGGTCTGAAAGTGACGGGACTTCAGATGCTGGCGATTGTGATGAGTGGCGCATTGTGCGGGGTTGCAGGGGCACAGCTTTCACTGGGGCAAGTCACGATGTTTACAGAAGGTATGACGGCTGGTCGAGGCTTTATCGCATTGGTAGCGATGATGATGGGGCAGTCGCATCCACTCGGTATTTTGGCTTCGAGCCTTTTGTTTGGATTGATGGATGCCCTTAGTATTCGATTGCAGGGCTTTTCGCTTCCGACTCAGTTCACTGCCATGCTGCCATACGTGCTGACGATTGTGGCGATGTTCTTCTTGAAGAACAAGAGTCAGATCGGCAGCGCCCATCAGCAGAGCACCCGTTAA
- a CDS encoding sulfite oxidase-like oxidoreductase gives MNKADRIKKMKVPALVEPELARRLPPGQILTERFPILHEGDVPVYDMNEWTLRVFGEVDREVTLSYEEIMAMPQVTVTSDIHCVTRWSRFDNAFTGVRFRDFLQAIGVTPQANFVMLHGDHNYTANVPLVDLERDDVLLAHSFDGERLTDKHGWPLRLVVPHLYFWKSVKWIRGIEFMTENKPGFWEQNGFHLIADPFREERFSGEVLPIPEDEWEKKEFD, from the coding sequence ATGAACAAGGCGGATCGGATCAAAAAAATGAAAGTACCCGCCCTAGTGGAACCGGAACTCGCCAGACGACTTCCGCCAGGACAAATCCTGACAGAGCGTTTTCCCATTTTGCATGAGGGAGACGTGCCGGTGTATGACATGAACGAATGGACGCTGCGCGTTTTCGGTGAGGTAGATCGGGAAGTGACGCTCTCCTACGAAGAGATCATGGCGATGCCGCAGGTGACAGTGACGAGCGACATTCATTGCGTGACGCGCTGGTCGCGTTTTGACAATGCGTTTACAGGCGTGCGTTTTCGTGATTTTCTACAGGCGATTGGCGTGACTCCTCAGGCGAACTTCGTCATGCTGCACGGTGATCACAACTATACCGCCAATGTGCCGCTCGTTGATTTGGAGCGTGATGATGTGCTGCTGGCTCACTCCTTTGATGGAGAGCGACTGACGGACAAGCACGGCTGGCCGCTTCGCCTGGTTGTTCCACATCTGTATTTCTGGAAAAGCGTGAAGTGGATCAGAGGAATTGAATTTATGACGGAAAACAAGCCCGGCTTCTGGGAGCAAAATGGTTTTCACCTGATCGCAGACCCGTTTCGTGAAGAGCGGTTCTCGGGTGAAGTATTGCCGATCCCAGAGGATGAGTGGGAGAAAAAGGAGTTCGATTGA
- a CDS encoding nucleoside phosphorylase — translation MLTNLKVDPEQLPKRVIVCGDPKRAALIASKLDDQRQIGENREYHSYAGTWKGVEVAVVSHGVGAPGAAVCFEELAKGGVQVIIRVGTAGSYQKEIETGSLVISSAAVRQDGLTSQLVPAGFPAVANRHVVDALVQAAGANASDLKVFEGITLTLDVFYIGVLEFPHKLYQKAGVLAVEMENTALFVIAALRGMRAGSILAIDGYADADLLDSYNPHTDVMAKAIEAEALIALDAVIAVSQ, via the coding sequence ATGTTGACGAATCTAAAGGTAGATCCAGAACAACTGCCCAAGCGCGTCATCGTGTGCGGTGATCCAAAACGTGCAGCCTTGATTGCATCGAAACTCGACGATCAGCGTCAAATCGGGGAAAACCGCGAGTATCACAGCTATGCGGGTACGTGGAAAGGTGTCGAGGTAGCGGTAGTGAGCCATGGGGTAGGTGCACCGGGAGCAGCCGTATGCTTCGAGGAGCTGGCGAAGGGCGGCGTTCAGGTCATCATTCGCGTAGGAACTGCCGGGTCATACCAAAAGGAAATCGAGACAGGTAGCCTCGTCATCAGCTCCGCAGCCGTTCGCCAAGACGGCTTGACCAGTCAATTGGTTCCGGCAGGCTTCCCGGCTGTTGCCAATCGCCATGTCGTGGACGCGCTTGTACAAGCAGCAGGAGCAAACGCATCAGACTTGAAGGTATTCGAAGGAATCACGCTGACACTCGATGTCTTTTACATTGGGGTGCTGGAATTCCCGCACAAGCTGTACCAAAAAGCCGGCGTTTTGGCAGTCGAGATGGAAAACACCGCTCTCTTCGTAATTGCGGCGCTTCGCGGTATGAGGGCAGGCTCTATTTTGGCAATTGACGGATATGCAGATGCAGACTTGCTCGACTCGTATAACCCGCACACCGATGTAATGGCAAAAGCCATCGAAGCAGAAGCGTTGATCGCATTGGATGCAGTCATTGCCGTTTCCCAGTAA
- a CDS encoding ArsR/SmtB family transcription factor — protein sequence MNLELQQFKANFFKALGHPLRIRILELLAEGDKNVNELQTLIGSEGSAVSQQLAILRNNNIVYGTKDGNKVTYSLRDPMIIELLGVARQIFNNHLIDTISMLDRFNEE from the coding sequence TTGAATTTGGAACTACAACAATTTAAAGCAAATTTTTTCAAGGCGTTGGGTCATCCCCTGCGGATTCGGATTCTGGAACTGCTGGCGGAAGGAGATAAGAATGTAAACGAGCTTCAGACGCTCATCGGGAGTGAAGGCTCCGCTGTTTCCCAACAGCTCGCTATTTTGCGGAACAACAATATCGTGTACGGAACGAAGGACGGAAACAAAGTCACCTACTCACTGCGTGATCCGATGATCATTGAGCTATTGGGTGTGGCCAGACAAATTTTTAACAATCATCTGATTGATACGATTTCTATGCTGGATCGTTTTAACGAGGAATGA
- a CDS encoding SulP family inorganic anion transporter, protein MKWAPRFEGYDLVSFRKDCVSGLIVGIIAIPLGMAFAIASGVKPEYGIYTTIIAGILISLFGGSRYQIGGPTGAFIPILFAIVMQYGYADLLLAGFMAGILLVLMGVLRLGGLIKFIPRPVIIGFTSGIAVIIFSGQIANFLGLEQLQRHEDFLSNMGEIVLHLNTIHLYSVAIAILSLALILVTPRFFRSIPASLVGLVVSSVVSVLFLEGKVATIGSTFGEIPSTLPGFYFPEITWERVQKLLSPALIIAILGAIESLLSAVVADGMTRSRHNSNRELIGQGIANIVTPLFGGIPATGAIARTATNIRTGATSPMSGIIHGLVVLLILVLFAPYASHIPLASMAPILMLVAWNMSERKEFAHMLKAKTSDSFVLVLTFLLTVFTNLTVAIEVGLVLSILLFVKRTRDSLRVAQVLPDPSSKNDKVMPHMVTEGHDCPQISIYTIEGPLFFGDADLFESSLMQTLQRHPKVLLLRMGKVPLMDMTGEANLSRIVKQCMDQGTTVLFSGIQSGPKKILQRTGLYDFVGEAHFFAHTGDAIAYALSLLDTGKCLGCKHFAFRECTRLSTPTETST, encoded by the coding sequence ATGAAGTGGGCACCAAGATTCGAAGGCTACGATCTCGTTTCCTTTCGAAAAGACTGTGTATCAGGGTTAATCGTCGGCATTATCGCCATACCATTGGGGATGGCATTTGCTATCGCCTCCGGAGTAAAGCCTGAGTACGGGATCTACACAACCATTATCGCCGGAATATTGATTTCTCTCTTTGGCGGTTCCCGCTATCAAATCGGAGGACCTACAGGCGCTTTTATCCCGATATTATTTGCAATCGTCATGCAATACGGTTATGCAGACTTGCTCCTCGCTGGATTCATGGCAGGGATTCTCCTTGTTCTCATGGGGGTTCTACGGCTGGGAGGGCTGATCAAATTCATTCCGCGCCCCGTCATCATCGGATTCACTTCGGGGATTGCCGTTATCATCTTCTCCGGTCAAATTGCCAATTTTCTCGGCCTGGAGCAGCTGCAAAGACACGAGGATTTTTTGTCCAACATGGGGGAAATCGTCCTTCATCTGAACACGATTCATCTATACAGCGTTGCCATTGCGATTTTGAGTCTCGCCCTTATTTTGGTGACTCCCCGATTCTTCCGAAGCATACCGGCCTCTCTCGTCGGACTCGTAGTCTCTAGTGTCGTTTCTGTCCTCTTTTTGGAAGGAAAGGTAGCGACGATTGGCTCTACCTTTGGAGAGATACCGAGTACATTACCCGGCTTTTATTTTCCTGAAATCACATGGGAACGTGTCCAAAAGTTACTGAGTCCAGCCCTGATCATTGCTATACTAGGAGCGATAGAGTCTTTATTATCGGCTGTCGTCGCCGATGGGATGACACGCAGTCGCCACAACAGCAACCGGGAATTAATCGGCCAAGGAATTGCCAACATCGTGACCCCGTTATTTGGGGGAATTCCGGCTACTGGCGCGATTGCGAGAACAGCCACTAACATTCGAACCGGGGCAACATCCCCCATGTCTGGCATCATTCATGGTCTGGTCGTTTTGCTCATCTTGGTACTGTTTGCCCCTTACGCCTCGCATATTCCGTTGGCGAGTATGGCGCCGATCTTGATGCTGGTTGCCTGGAATATGAGTGAGCGCAAGGAATTTGCCCACATGCTAAAAGCAAAGACGAGCGATTCTTTTGTGCTGGTGCTCACCTTCCTTTTGACCGTTTTCACCAATTTAACCGTCGCAATTGAAGTGGGGTTGGTGCTGTCTATCCTGTTGTTTGTCAAACGAACGCGTGATAGCTTACGGGTAGCTCAGGTGCTGCCTGATCCCTCTTCCAAGAACGACAAAGTCATGCCGCATATGGTTACCGAGGGTCACGATTGCCCGCAAATCAGCATCTACACGATTGAGGGGCCGCTGTTTTTCGGGGATGCCGACTTGTTTGAAAGCTCCCTTATGCAAACCCTTCAGCGACATCCAAAGGTATTGCTGCTGCGGATGGGAAAAGTCCCCCTGATGGACATGACCGGGGAAGCGAATTTGTCCCGGATTGTGAAACAATGTATGGACCAAGGGACAACAGTCCTTTTTTCCGGAATCCAATCTGGCCCCAAGAAAATCTTGCAGCGTACGGGACTATATGACTTCGTAGGCGAAGCTCACTTTTTTGCTCATACTGGAGACGCGATCGCGTATGCCCTCAGTCTTCTTGATACTGGGAAGTGCCTCGGATGCAAGCATTTTGCCTTCCGCGAATGCACGCGCCTGTCCACTCCTACTGAAACTTCCACATGA
- a CDS encoding glycerol-3-phosphate responsive antiterminator: MNQEQFHARLAQYKLIASVKEAKYLEKAAEANLSAVVLSIGNIGVIKGYVDYFKSKNIPVFLHLERIGGISHDREGIAFLAHYVKPDGIVTTRNTLVKLAKKQGLLTIQRLFMVDSDSIKSGLTSLQDTQPDAVELMPGLLPEFIEEFRSVIDTPIISGGLIRKREQMEEVLKHGATAVSVGSPLLWKECKTLDSSVVI; this comes from the coding sequence GTGAACCAGGAACAATTTCATGCAAGACTGGCACAGTACAAGCTGATCGCTTCCGTAAAAGAAGCGAAGTATCTAGAAAAAGCGGCAGAGGCAAATTTGAGTGCTGTAGTGCTCTCGATTGGCAACATTGGTGTGATCAAGGGCTACGTGGATTATTTTAAGTCGAAGAATATCCCTGTATTCCTTCATCTGGAGCGGATAGGCGGAATCAGTCATGACCGGGAAGGCATCGCATTTCTGGCGCATTACGTCAAGCCAGACGGAATCGTCACTACGCGCAACACACTCGTCAAGCTGGCGAAAAAGCAAGGCCTGCTGACGATTCAGCGCTTGTTTATGGTCGATAGCGACTCAATTAAATCAGGCTTAACTTCCCTGCAAGATACACAGCCTGACGCTGTTGAGCTGATGCCTGGTTTACTGCCGGAGTTTATCGAAGAATTTCGTAGTGTGATCGATACCCCGATCATTTCTGGCGGGCTGATTCGCAAGCGGGAACAGATGGAGGAAGTATTAAAGCATGGAGCGACAGCTGTCTCAGTCGGAAGTCCCCTGCTGTGGAAGGAGTGTAAGACCCTTGATTCAAGCGTTGTTATTTGA
- a CDS encoding HAD family hydrolase, protein MIQALLFDLDGTLLDSRDAVVDAVAFTARQYAPGHFSREELLARFGESFDDFLAAVATAAGVPDKKEVLQRYFAYVREHHEEHVKLFPFVREGLEKLKAAGFAMAIVTNKQREFTLAGLEMAGIEHLFEAIVTVDDVSRGKPSAEPVQKALVALDKRPEQAIMIGDSRYDVLAAVGAGVQSVVLEWYGQENWLYAFPDYRYANFEAFVTEMLAAKAQGGK, encoded by the coding sequence TTGATTCAAGCGTTGTTATTTGATTTGGACGGGACCTTGCTGGACAGTCGGGATGCGGTCGTGGATGCCGTTGCCTTTACTGCTCGGCAATACGCACCGGGACATTTTAGCAGGGAAGAGCTTCTTGCGCGTTTTGGAGAATCTTTTGATGATTTTTTGGCGGCAGTTGCTACAGCAGCAGGCGTCCCAGACAAAAAGGAAGTGCTGCAAAGGTACTTCGCCTATGTACGGGAGCATCATGAAGAACACGTCAAACTGTTTCCGTTTGTTCGCGAAGGGTTAGAAAAGCTGAAGGCGGCGGGCTTTGCGATGGCGATCGTCACGAACAAGCAACGGGAGTTTACATTGGCTGGTCTGGAGATGGCGGGGATTGAGCATCTGTTTGAGGCAATCGTGACTGTCGATGACGTATCACGAGGCAAGCCGTCGGCTGAGCCTGTACAAAAAGCATTGGTGGCGCTGGACAAACGTCCCGAGCAAGCCATAATGATCGGTGACAGTCGCTATGATGTACTGGCTGCGGTAGGAGCGGGTGTGCAGTCTGTCGTACTGGAGTGGTACGGACAAGAGAACTGGCTCTACGCTTTTCCGGATTACCGCTACGCCAATTTCGAGGCATTTGTTACGGAAATGCTGGCCGCAAAGGCACAAGGAGGGAAATAA
- a CDS encoding ABC transporter ATP-binding protein, producing MARVVLEKVTKAFQNQSVVKGLDLVIPDGSFTVLVGPSGCGKSTTLRMIAGLETVTDGKIIIGDQTVNQLPPGKRDIAMVFQNYALYPTMNVYDNIAYGLRNRGTSKKECQALVEEIAEIVGLSDYLKRKPSQLSGGQRQRVALARAMVKKPKVFLMDEPLSNLDAKLRNQMRVELTSLHKQLGSTFIYVTHDQVEAMTMGDQIVVMNDGHIMQVATPMDLYQEPENLFVAQFIGSPPMNIVSAEGKSEHVWGFRPEKAVLFPTGVSAITSEEMWNARGQVVSREILGSDTLLHVETEKGRVIVKADSEVAMQVGSSVTVTVPWAYIYVFEKGSGKRVGRMSGRVPVSTRAGGDS from the coding sequence ATGGCACGTGTGGTGTTGGAGAAGGTAACGAAGGCCTTTCAGAATCAAAGCGTGGTCAAAGGATTAGATTTGGTCATTCCAGACGGCTCCTTTACGGTTCTGGTAGGTCCGTCCGGCTGTGGGAAATCAACCACACTCAGGATGATCGCTGGCTTGGAAACAGTGACGGACGGCAAAATCATAATCGGTGATCAAACGGTGAACCAATTGCCACCTGGCAAGCGTGATATAGCAATGGTTTTTCAAAACTACGCCCTCTACCCAACTATGAACGTGTACGACAATATCGCCTATGGCTTGAGAAACCGGGGAACGTCGAAAAAGGAATGTCAGGCGCTGGTCGAGGAGATCGCGGAAATCGTCGGGCTATCCGATTATCTCAAGCGCAAGCCATCTCAGCTCTCCGGTGGTCAAAGGCAGCGTGTTGCACTCGCTCGGGCTATGGTGAAAAAGCCAAAGGTCTTCCTGATGGACGAACCACTCTCCAATCTCGATGCGAAGCTGCGAAATCAGATGCGAGTGGAATTGACCAGCCTGCACAAGCAGCTCGGCAGCACCTTCATCTACGTGACACATGATCAGGTAGAGGCGATGACCATGGGCGATCAGATCGTCGTCATGAATGACGGACACATTATGCAAGTAGCGACCCCGATGGATTTGTATCAGGAGCCGGAAAATCTGTTTGTTGCCCAATTTATTGGTTCTCCGCCGATGAACATTGTTTCAGCGGAGGGTAAGAGTGAACACGTATGGGGATTCCGCCCGGAAAAAGCAGTGTTGTTCCCTACTGGTGTCTCTGCCATCACGAGCGAAGAGATGTGGAACGCACGAGGTCAGGTCGTATCCAGGGAAATTCTCGGCTCAGACACGCTCCTTCACGTGGAGACGGAAAAAGGCAGGGTCATCGTCAAAGCGGACTCGGAGGTCGCGATGCAGGTCGGCTCTTCGGTTACGGTCACTGTACCGTGGGCGTACATATATGTGTTCGAAAAAGGGAGCGGAAAACGAGTGGGTCGCATGAGTGGACGAGTGCCTGTATCGACACGTGCAGGAGGCGATAGCTGA